In Pyrus communis chromosome 8, drPyrComm1.1, whole genome shotgun sequence, one genomic interval encodes:
- the LOC137743499 gene encoding long-chain-alcohol O-fatty-acyltransferase-like, whose product MEDEIYNFIKVCFLANISLCYCFYISSRIPKGILRLISLLPILYLFILLPLNLHSFHLGGPTTFFLVWLATFKLLLFSFDHGPLSSPPPLTLFQFISLAILPIKIKQNPPQKSPPNQNPDHIIPPNPTKSENPSYPIGKKSILFAVKALLLALVVGSYDYRQHLHPYVILVLYCCHLYLGLEILLPLFATPARAVFGFELEPHSNEPYLSTSLQDFWGCRWNLMVTNILRPTTYYPVRNIFTRVVGSRLARFLAMMSTFAVSGLMHEVIYYYLARVSPTWEVTWFFVLHGVSVAIEVEVKKAVADRCRLKPVISGPLTLLFLAVTANWLFFPQLLRNGVDVKAINEYPVMVDFVKSHLPLNFYWWKS is encoded by the coding sequence ATGGAGGATGAAATCTACAACTTCATCAAGGTATGTTTCCTAGCCAACATATCTCTGTGTTATTGTTTCTACATATCATCCAGAATCCCAAAGGGCATCCTCAGGCTCATCTCTCTCCTCCCCATCCTCTACCTCTTCATCCTCCTCCCCTTAAACCTCCATTCCTTCCACCTTGGTGGGCCCACCACCTTCTTCCTCGTCTGGCTTGCCACCTTCAAGCTCCTCCTCTTCTCCTTTGATCATGGCCCTCTATCTTCTCCACCCCCACTAACCCTCTTCCAATTTATCTCCCTAGCTATCCTCCCAATCAAAATCAAGCAAAACCCACCTCAAAAATCACCGCCGAATCAAAACCCAGATCACATAATCCccccaaatcccacaaaatctGAGAACCCAAGTTATCCAATTggtaaaaagtcaattctgttTGCTGTAAAAGCCTTGCTTTTGGCTTTGGTAGTTGGATCATATGACTATAGGCAACATTTACACCCATATGTTATATTGGTTTTGTACTGCTGCCACCTGTACCTGGGGCTAGAAATTTTGCTACCCCTGTTTGCGACCCCGGCTCGAGCCGTTTTTGGATTTGAGCTCGAGCCGCATTCCAACGAGCCTTACCTTTCCACTTCGCTTCAAGACTTTTGGGGCTGTAGATGGAACCTCATGGTCACAAACATTTTACGACCCACTACGTACTACCCGGTACGCAATATTTTCACGCGTGTAGTTGGGTCTCGATTGGCCCGATTTCTCGCTATGATGTCCACTTTTGCAGTCTCAGGTCTAATGCACGAAGTGATTTATTACTATCTGGCACGTGTGTCTCCGACGTGGGAGGTGACATGGTTCTTTGTGCTGCATGGGGTGAGTGTGGCAATCGAAGTGGAGGTCAAGAAGGCAGTGGCCGACAGGTGTCGGTTAAAACCGGTGATTTCGGGGCCGTTGACGTTGTTGTTCTTGGCTGTGACGGCCAATTGGCTGTTCTTCCCTCAGCTGCTTAGAAATGGCGTGGATGTGAAAGCTATAAATGAGTATCCAGTTATGGTGGATTTTGTCAAGTCCCACCTGCCCTTAAACTTTTATTGGTGGAAAAGTTAG
- the LOC137742908 gene encoding uncharacterized protein, translated as MAIHEAKHDNKWSGTTTTRLHHGNHCGGHRGSHLRILILPLDQEKVQPLVNVKKNPKESLRDYVKRFKAEKVKIIGCDDSITSTAFQKRLPANHPLFGEMIMKEDLTLADSFALAEKHALWDKARRVDKAPKQPKKESAMAQKKKDMKQSSKNRQKNESWFKLSKQSKEDTSKLDHTKYYAFHRGLGHTIDNYYTWKNYLEKLVKEGKADRYLDKRAVQPRRNANDDEEPSTKTIQINGIIESEHLGATNYSKKMKIQQVY; from the exons ATGGCGATCCACGAGGCTAAACATGACAATAAGTGgagcggcaccaccaccacaaggcTCCACCATGGCAACCACTGTGGTGGCCACCGGGGTAGCCACCTACG aatactcatcttaccgctcgatcaagaaaaagtcCAACCACTTGTCAACGTGAAGAAGAACCCAAAGGAGTCGCTTCGAGATTacgtgaagaggttcaaagcagaaAAGGTCAAGATCATTGGATGCGATGACTCGATAACAAGCACAGCCTTCCAAAAACGACTTCCAGCAAATCACCCACTGTTCGGAGAAATGAttatgaaagaagatctaactctagCGGACTCTTTCGCTCTggcagagaagcatgcactttgggataAGGCTCGACGAGTAGATAAGGCACCCAAGCAACCTAAAAAAGAGTCGGCAATGGCTCAAAAGAAGAAGGATATGAAGCAGTCCAGCAAAAACAGGCAGAAA AATGAGTCATGGTTCAAGCTATCGAAACAATCAAAGGAAGATACTTCCAAGTTGGATCACACCAAATACTACGCATTCCACCGAGGCCTAGGTCACACAATCGACAACTACTAcacttggaagaactacctagaGAAACTCGTGAAAGAAGGCAAGGCCGATAGATACTTGGATAAGCGAGCTGTGCAGCCTAGAAGGAATGCAAACGATGATGAGGAGCCGTCAACAAAGACGATTCAAATCAATGGCATCATCGAATCCGAGCACTTGGGGGCCACCAACTACTCCAAAAAGATGAAGATCCAGCAGGTTTACTAG